Proteins from one Chitinophaga oryzae genomic window:
- a CDS encoding sigma factor-like helix-turn-helix DNA-binding protein gives MAGHRSAAPKCREVVKLRYQQGLKTGEISATMGISTRTVETQLYKAIKQLRGLIRKTSIFLAAMMLF, from the coding sequence ATGGCAGGCCATAGAAGCGCTGCCCCCAAGTGCCGGGAGGTCGTCAAACTGCGTTACCAGCAGGGCCTTAAAACCGGTGAAATATCAGCTACTATGGGCATCTCCACGCGTACCGTGGAAACACAACTTTACAAAGCGATCAAACAACTGCGCGGGCTCATACGCAAAACCAGCATTTTCCTCGCTGCGATGATGCTTTTTTAA